A part of Astyanax mexicanus isolate ESR-SI-001 chromosome 2, AstMex3_surface, whole genome shotgun sequence genomic DNA contains:
- the mybpc1 gene encoding myosin-binding protein C, slow-type isoform X8 produces the protein MPEPTKKDDGQPEENVAPGTGEALPPAEISLEVSPPEAAAEVKDPEPIVTVPEQEPVAPEVLEPQPIITEIIEPQPVVAEVTESQPIVTEPVEHGQAEPEPTQDVVMVQVCEFKEETTILSPDKDDDITASTPSPPPPSVWSLGDGQPPEDIDKQIETPPLSTLLIEKPQGGSITVGGDITFIAKVEAKDLLRKPTIKWFKGKWMDLASKTGKHLQLKESFDRFTKIHTFEMHIIKAKENYAGNYRCEVTYKDKFDSCSFDLEVKDIPEVSQSIDIRSAFKRSSEGQEDAGELDFSGLLKHREPKQEEAPEVDVWEILKNARPDEYEKIAFTYGITDLRGLLKRLKKTKKEEKKSEAFAKKLDPAYQVDKGGKIRLIVDMADPTVDLKWYKNGQEIRPTPNNRKYIFEHKGTQRILVINNCQINDDAAYSVTAGEEKSTTELFVKELPIKIVKELEPVKTTVNERIELECEVSEEGAKVKWMKNGVEVPTGVRSRYRVKCEGTKHWLIIDDAIKEDTATYSLMATGGTTEARVQVDLKPLKILQDLQDITIKLGQPMKLHCEILPVNVPGRWYRNGQLIQPSERLTILHRAKTHRLEVESCTLHDAGDYTFVPEGYSQSLSAKVHIIDPPRVHLEALNAPDNTVTIVAGNKLRLEIPISGEPAPRVVWMKGERVILDTGSRVRAETFPDHTCLTIDVTEREDSGNYKIVLQNEAGEDTASVKVKVVDIPDAPGAPLVPVVGGDWCSMTWDPPYYDGGSPILGYFIERKKKQSSRWMRLNFDLCKETTFEPKKMIEGVPYEVRVFAVNAIGVSKPSEPSKAFVPLAVTSEPTMLIVDDVTDTTVTMKWRPPETIGAAGLDGYQIEYCIEGTDDWVVANKELIEKTKFTITDLPPEGKILVRVKAINAAGASQPRTTQHSILVKEVIEPPKIRIPRHLKQTYTRMVGEVVNLVVPFVGKPRPKVTWLKDDQPVEPKQVSIRNSDCDSIIFIRKAERKHSGKYHMTVQVENHVDTAVVDIQIVDLPGPPQCVRIEEVWGENVALDWTPPKDNGNAPITGYTIQKADKKTMEWYTCVEHYHRTCITIGELVVGNEYFFRIFSENMVGLSESATTTKDSAVIVKEGMYLKNPEYIDYDFTEAPKFTQPLINTFAIAGYNASLNCSVRANPRPKVIWMKNKITILDDPRYRMFSNQGVCTLEIRKPSPFDGGVYTCKAINELGEAQVDCKLEVKGGFTFFELMKRGVPLHLIDKYMNETKSSESEKKGSD, from the exons AGGCTGCAGCGGAGGTCAAAGACCCAGAGCCCATAGTGACTGTACCAGAACAAGAACCAGTAGCACCTGAGGTCCTAGAGCCACAGCCAATAATAACTGAGATTATCGAGCCACAACCAGTAGTGGCAGAGGTCACAGAGTCGCAGCCAATAGTGACAGAGCCTGTAGAGCATGGACAGGCAGAGCCAGAACCCACACAAGATGTTGTGATGGTACAAGTGTGTGAATTTAAGGAGGAAACTACCATTCTGTCTCCAG ATAAAGATGATGATATCACTGCCAGCACTCCATCTCCTCCTCCCCCATCAG TGTGGTCTTTGGGGGACGGACAGCCGCCTGAGGACATTGATAAGCAGATAGAAACTCCTCCTCTTTCCACTTTACTGATTGAAAAGCCTCAGGGTGGTTCCATCACTGTAG GTGGAGACATTACCTTCATTGCAAAGGTTGAGGCCAAGGACCTGCTCCGTAAACCAACTATCAAATGGTTCAAGGGGAAATGGATGGATCTGGCCAGCAAGACAGGCAAGCACCTGCAGTTGAAGGAGAGTTTTGATCGCTTTACCAAG ATTCACACATTTGAGATGCATATCATCAAGGCTAAGGAGAATTATGCTGGAAACTACAGATGTGAGGTCACCTATAAGGATAAGTTTGACAGCTGCTCTTTTGACCTGGAGGTGAAAG ATATTCCAGAGGTGTCTCAGAGTATTGATATTCGTTCAGCCTTTAAAAGAAG CAGTGAAGGCCAGGAGGATGCAGGGGAGCTTGACTTTAGTGGGCTTCTCAAACATAG AGAACCAAAGCAGGAGGAGGCACCAGAGGTTGATGTCTGGGAGATCCTGAAAAATGCCCGGCCAGATGAGTATGAAAAGATCGCCTTCACCTATGGCATCACTGACCTCCGTGGACTGTTAAAGAGgttgaagaagacaaagaaggaggagaagaagagtgAAG CTTTTGCCAAGAAGCTAGACCCTGCATATCAGGTGGACAAAGGTGGGAAGATACGATTAATAGTGGACATGGCTGACCCAACTGTTGACCTGAAATGGTACAAGAATGGTCAGGAAATTCGTCCCACTCCTAA TAATAGGAA GTATATCTTTGAGCACAAGGGTACACAGCGGATCCTGGTCATCAACAACTGTCAAATAAACGATGATGCTGCGTATTCAGTGACTGCAGGAGAGGAAAAGTCTACTACAGAGCTGTTTGTGAAGG AGTTGCCCATAAAGATTGTTAAAGAGCTGGAACCTGTGAAGACTACAGTTAATGAACGGATCGAGTTGGAGTGTGAAGTGTCAGAGGAAGGAGCAAAGGTTAAATG GATGAAGAATGGGGTGGAGGTACCAACAGGAGTGCGCTCAAGGTATCGCGTAAAATGTGAAGGAACCAAGCACTGGCTGATTATAGATGATGCTATAAAAGAAGACACAGCCACATATTCCCTCATGGCTACTGGAGGCACCACTGAGGCCCGCGTCCAAGTTGACT TGAAGCCTCTGAAGATTCTGCAGGATCTACAGGATATAACAATAAAATTGGGCCAGCCAATGAAGTTGCACTGTGAGATCTTACCTGTAAATGTTCCTGGACGCTGGTACAGGAATGGTCAGCTCATCCAGCCCAGTGAACGTCTTACCATTCTGCACAGAGCCAA GACCCACAGGTTGGAGGTTGAGAGCTGCACTCTTCATGATGCTGGAGATTACACATTTGTGCCTGAAGGTTATTCACAGAGCCTCAGTGCCAAGGTTCACATCATAG atCCCCCTAGAGTGCATTTGGAGGCTCTGAATGCTCCAGACAACACTGTTACCATAGTGGCTGGAAACAAACTGCGCTTGGAGATCCCCATCAGTGGAGAGCCTGCTCCCAGAGTGGTGTGGATGAAAGGAGAGAGG GTCATTCTTGACACAGGGAGTCGAGTCCGTGCCGAGACGTTTCCTGACCACACATGCCTCACCATTGATGTAACTGAGAGAGAAGACAGTGGCAACTACAAGATTGTGCTGCAGAACGAAGCAGGAGAAGACACAGCCAGTGTTAAGGTCAAGGTTGTGG ATATTCCTGATGCCCCTGGGGCTCCCTTGGTTCCTGTAGTTGGTGGGGACTGGTGTTCAATGACATGGGATCCTCCCTATTATGATGGTGGATCTCCAATCCTAG GATACTTCATTGAGAGGAAGAAGAAACAGAGCTCTAGATGGATGAGACTAAACTTTGACCTCTGCAAAGAAACCACATTCGAGCCTAAAAAGATGATTGAAGGAGTGCCGTACGAGGTGCGAGTCTTCGCTGTTAATGCCATCGGTGTGTCCAAACCCAGTGAACCCTCCAAGGCTTTTGTTCCCCTTG CTGTCACCAGTGAACCCACAATGCTGATAGTTGATGATGTCACAGACACAACTGTAACAATGAAGTGGCGTCCCCCAGAAACTATCGGTGCTGCTGGTTTGGATGGGTACCAAATAGAGTACTGCATTGAAGGAA CGGATGACTGGGTAGTTGCCAATAAGGAATTGATTGAGAAAACCAAGTTCACCATAACAGACCTGCCTCCTGAAGGCAAGATCCTAGTGCGAGTGAAGGCTATTAACGCTGCTGGAGCCAGCCAACCCCGCACCACACAGCACTCCATCCTGGTCAAAGAGGTTATTG AGCCTCCTAAGATTCGCATACCTCGCCATCTGAAGCAGACATACACACGCATGGTCGGAGAAGTTGTCAACCTTGTTGTGCCGTTTGTG GGCAAACCCAGGCCAAAGGTCACCTGGCTGAAAGACGACCAGCCTGTTGAACCAAAGCAAGTCAGTATTCGCAACTCAGACTGCGACAGCATTATCTTCATCCGCAAGGCTGAGCGCAAGCACTCTGGGAAATATCACATGACCGTTCAGGTGGAGAATCATGTGGATACAGCTGTTGTGGACATCCAGATAGTAG ACCTTCCTGGTCCTCCTCAGTGTGTTAGAATTGAGGAGGTCTGGGGGGAGAACGTAGCTCTAGACTGGACGCCCCCAAAGGACAATGGCAATGCCCCCATAACAGGATACACTATCCAGAAGGCAGACAAAAAGACAATG GAGTGGTACACCTGCGTGGAGCACTACCACCGCACCTGTATCACTATTGGTGAGCTGGTTGTAGGCAACGAATACTTCTTCAGGATCTTCTCTGAGAACATGGTGGGCTTAAGTGAGAGTGCCACCACCACTAAAGACAGCGCAGTCATTGTGAAGGAAG GCATGTACCTGAAGAACCCAGAGTACATTGACTACGATTTCACAGAGGCTCCCAAGTTCACCCAGCCTCTTATCAACACCTTTGCCATCGCCGGCTACAACGCCTCCCTTAACTGCAGTGTCCGTGCAAACCCACGG CCAAAAGTGATTTGGATGAAGAATAAGATTACCATCCTAGACGACCCACGTTATCGCATGTTCAGTAACCAGGGTGTGTGCACTCTGGAAATCCGGAAGCCGAGCCCATTTGATGGAGGTGTGTACACTTGCAAGGCCATCAACGAACTTGGTGAGGCACAGGTGGACTGCAAACTGGAGGTGAAAG GAGGCTTTACGTTCTTTGAGCTGATGAAGCGTGGCGTTCCCTTGCATCTTATTGATAAGTACATGAACGAGACAAAGTCCTCAGAGTCTGAGAAGAAGGGATCTGACTGA
- the mybpc1 gene encoding myosin-binding protein C, slow-type isoform X2 yields MPEPTKKDDGQPEENVAPGTGEALPPAEISLEVSPPEAAAEVKDPEPIVTVPEQEPVAPEVLEPQPIITEIIEPQPVVAEVTESQPIVTEPVEHGQAEPEPTQDVVMVQVCEFKEETTILSPAPPMNDAVKAAGTIPIVMVVPPPTPILKDKDDDITASTPSPPPPSEDGSTYKKLSVDLPNDSVPESAMGRKDSVWSLGDGQPPEDIDKQIETPPLSTLLIEKPQGGSITVGGDITFIAKVEAKDLLRKPTIKWFKGKWMDLASKTGKHLQLKESFDRFTKIHTFEMHIIKAKENYAGNYRCEVTYKDKFDSCSFDLEVKDIPEVSQSIDIRSAFKRSSEGQEDAGELDFSGLLKHREPKQEEAPEVDVWEILKNARPDEYEKIAFTYGITDLRGLLKRLKKTKKEEKKSEAFAKKLDPAYQVDKGGKIRLIVDMADPTVDLKWYKNGQEIRPTPKYIFEHKGTQRILVINNCQINDDAAYSVTAGEEKSTTELFVKELPIKIVKELEPVKTTVNERIELECEVSEEGAKVKWMKNGVEVPTGVRSRYRVKCEGTKHWLIIDDAIKEDTATYSLMATGGTTEARVQVDLKPLKILQDLQDITIKLGQPMKLHCEILPVNVPGRWYRNGQLIQPSERLTILHRAKTHRLEVESCTLHDAGDYTFVPEGYSQSLSAKVHIIDPPRVHLEALNAPDNTVTIVAGNKLRLEIPISGEPAPRVVWMKGERVILDTGSRVRAETFPDHTCLTIDVTEREDSGNYKIVLQNEAGEDTASVKVKVVDIPDAPGAPLVPVVGGDWCSMTWDPPYYDGGSPILGYFIERKKKQSSRWMRLNFDLCKETTFEPKKMIEGVPYEVRVFAVNAIGVSKPSEPSKAFVPLAVTSEPTMLIVDDVTDTTVTMKWRPPETIGAAGLDGYQIEYCIEGTDDWVVANKELIEKTKFTITDLPPEGKILVRVKAINAAGASQPRTTQHSILVKEVIEPPKIRIPRHLKQTYTRMVGEVVNLVVPFVGKPRPKVTWLKDDQPVEPKQVSIRNSDCDSIIFIRKAERKHSGKYHMTVQVENHVDTAVVDIQIVDLPGPPQCVRIEEVWGENVALDWTPPKDNGNAPITGYTIQKADKKTMEWYTCVEHYHRTCITIGELVVGNEYFFRIFSENMVGLSESATTTKDSAVIVKEGMYLKNPEYIDYDFTEAPKFTQPLINTFAIAGYNASLNCSVRANPRPKVIWMKNKITILDDPRYRMFSNQGVCTLEIRKPSPFDGGVYTCKAINELGEAQVDCKLEVKGGFTFFELMKRGVPLHLIDKYMNETKSSESEKKGSD; encoded by the exons AGGCTGCAGCGGAGGTCAAAGACCCAGAGCCCATAGTGACTGTACCAGAACAAGAACCAGTAGCACCTGAGGTCCTAGAGCCACAGCCAATAATAACTGAGATTATCGAGCCACAACCAGTAGTGGCAGAGGTCACAGAGTCGCAGCCAATAGTGACAGAGCCTGTAGAGCATGGACAGGCAGAGCCAGAACCCACACAAGATGTTGTGATGGTACAAGTGTGTGAATTTAAGGAGGAAACTACCATTCTGTCTCCAG CCCCACCTATGAATGATGCGGTGAAGGCTGCTGGTACAATCCCGATAGTCATGGTGGTTCCCCCTCCTACCCCCATCCTCAAAG ATAAAGATGATGATATCACTGCCAGCACTCCATCTCCTCCTCCCCCATCAG AGGATGGCAGTACATACAAGAAACTTTCTGTTGATCTTCCTA aTGATAGTGTCCCTGAGTCAGCCATGGGGAGAAAAGACTCAG TGTGGTCTTTGGGGGACGGACAGCCGCCTGAGGACATTGATAAGCAGATAGAAACTCCTCCTCTTTCCACTTTACTGATTGAAAAGCCTCAGGGTGGTTCCATCACTGTAG GTGGAGACATTACCTTCATTGCAAAGGTTGAGGCCAAGGACCTGCTCCGTAAACCAACTATCAAATGGTTCAAGGGGAAATGGATGGATCTGGCCAGCAAGACAGGCAAGCACCTGCAGTTGAAGGAGAGTTTTGATCGCTTTACCAAG ATTCACACATTTGAGATGCATATCATCAAGGCTAAGGAGAATTATGCTGGAAACTACAGATGTGAGGTCACCTATAAGGATAAGTTTGACAGCTGCTCTTTTGACCTGGAGGTGAAAG ATATTCCAGAGGTGTCTCAGAGTATTGATATTCGTTCAGCCTTTAAAAGAAG CAGTGAAGGCCAGGAGGATGCAGGGGAGCTTGACTTTAGTGGGCTTCTCAAACATAG AGAACCAAAGCAGGAGGAGGCACCAGAGGTTGATGTCTGGGAGATCCTGAAAAATGCCCGGCCAGATGAGTATGAAAAGATCGCCTTCACCTATGGCATCACTGACCTCCGTGGACTGTTAAAGAGgttgaagaagacaaagaaggaggagaagaagagtgAAG CTTTTGCCAAGAAGCTAGACCCTGCATATCAGGTGGACAAAGGTGGGAAGATACGATTAATAGTGGACATGGCTGACCCAACTGTTGACCTGAAATGGTACAAGAATGGTCAGGAAATTCGTCCCACTCCTAA GTATATCTTTGAGCACAAGGGTACACAGCGGATCCTGGTCATCAACAACTGTCAAATAAACGATGATGCTGCGTATTCAGTGACTGCAGGAGAGGAAAAGTCTACTACAGAGCTGTTTGTGAAGG AGTTGCCCATAAAGATTGTTAAAGAGCTGGAACCTGTGAAGACTACAGTTAATGAACGGATCGAGTTGGAGTGTGAAGTGTCAGAGGAAGGAGCAAAGGTTAAATG GATGAAGAATGGGGTGGAGGTACCAACAGGAGTGCGCTCAAGGTATCGCGTAAAATGTGAAGGAACCAAGCACTGGCTGATTATAGATGATGCTATAAAAGAAGACACAGCCACATATTCCCTCATGGCTACTGGAGGCACCACTGAGGCCCGCGTCCAAGTTGACT TGAAGCCTCTGAAGATTCTGCAGGATCTACAGGATATAACAATAAAATTGGGCCAGCCAATGAAGTTGCACTGTGAGATCTTACCTGTAAATGTTCCTGGACGCTGGTACAGGAATGGTCAGCTCATCCAGCCCAGTGAACGTCTTACCATTCTGCACAGAGCCAA GACCCACAGGTTGGAGGTTGAGAGCTGCACTCTTCATGATGCTGGAGATTACACATTTGTGCCTGAAGGTTATTCACAGAGCCTCAGTGCCAAGGTTCACATCATAG atCCCCCTAGAGTGCATTTGGAGGCTCTGAATGCTCCAGACAACACTGTTACCATAGTGGCTGGAAACAAACTGCGCTTGGAGATCCCCATCAGTGGAGAGCCTGCTCCCAGAGTGGTGTGGATGAAAGGAGAGAGG GTCATTCTTGACACAGGGAGTCGAGTCCGTGCCGAGACGTTTCCTGACCACACATGCCTCACCATTGATGTAACTGAGAGAGAAGACAGTGGCAACTACAAGATTGTGCTGCAGAACGAAGCAGGAGAAGACACAGCCAGTGTTAAGGTCAAGGTTGTGG ATATTCCTGATGCCCCTGGGGCTCCCTTGGTTCCTGTAGTTGGTGGGGACTGGTGTTCAATGACATGGGATCCTCCCTATTATGATGGTGGATCTCCAATCCTAG GATACTTCATTGAGAGGAAGAAGAAACAGAGCTCTAGATGGATGAGACTAAACTTTGACCTCTGCAAAGAAACCACATTCGAGCCTAAAAAGATGATTGAAGGAGTGCCGTACGAGGTGCGAGTCTTCGCTGTTAATGCCATCGGTGTGTCCAAACCCAGTGAACCCTCCAAGGCTTTTGTTCCCCTTG CTGTCACCAGTGAACCCACAATGCTGATAGTTGATGATGTCACAGACACAACTGTAACAATGAAGTGGCGTCCCCCAGAAACTATCGGTGCTGCTGGTTTGGATGGGTACCAAATAGAGTACTGCATTGAAGGAA CGGATGACTGGGTAGTTGCCAATAAGGAATTGATTGAGAAAACCAAGTTCACCATAACAGACCTGCCTCCTGAAGGCAAGATCCTAGTGCGAGTGAAGGCTATTAACGCTGCTGGAGCCAGCCAACCCCGCACCACACAGCACTCCATCCTGGTCAAAGAGGTTATTG AGCCTCCTAAGATTCGCATACCTCGCCATCTGAAGCAGACATACACACGCATGGTCGGAGAAGTTGTCAACCTTGTTGTGCCGTTTGTG GGCAAACCCAGGCCAAAGGTCACCTGGCTGAAAGACGACCAGCCTGTTGAACCAAAGCAAGTCAGTATTCGCAACTCAGACTGCGACAGCATTATCTTCATCCGCAAGGCTGAGCGCAAGCACTCTGGGAAATATCACATGACCGTTCAGGTGGAGAATCATGTGGATACAGCTGTTGTGGACATCCAGATAGTAG ACCTTCCTGGTCCTCCTCAGTGTGTTAGAATTGAGGAGGTCTGGGGGGAGAACGTAGCTCTAGACTGGACGCCCCCAAAGGACAATGGCAATGCCCCCATAACAGGATACACTATCCAGAAGGCAGACAAAAAGACAATG GAGTGGTACACCTGCGTGGAGCACTACCACCGCACCTGTATCACTATTGGTGAGCTGGTTGTAGGCAACGAATACTTCTTCAGGATCTTCTCTGAGAACATGGTGGGCTTAAGTGAGAGTGCCACCACCACTAAAGACAGCGCAGTCATTGTGAAGGAAG GCATGTACCTGAAGAACCCAGAGTACATTGACTACGATTTCACAGAGGCTCCCAAGTTCACCCAGCCTCTTATCAACACCTTTGCCATCGCCGGCTACAACGCCTCCCTTAACTGCAGTGTCCGTGCAAACCCACGG CCAAAAGTGATTTGGATGAAGAATAAGATTACCATCCTAGACGACCCACGTTATCGCATGTTCAGTAACCAGGGTGTGTGCACTCTGGAAATCCGGAAGCCGAGCCCATTTGATGGAGGTGTGTACACTTGCAAGGCCATCAACGAACTTGGTGAGGCACAGGTGGACTGCAAACTGGAGGTGAAAG GAGGCTTTACGTTCTTTGAGCTGATGAAGCGTGGCGTTCCCTTGCATCTTATTGATAAGTACATGAACGAGACAAAGTCCTCAGAGTCTGAGAAGAAGGGATCTGACTGA